The following proteins are co-located in the Urocitellus parryii isolate mUroPar1 chromosome 15, mUroPar1.hap1, whole genome shotgun sequence genome:
- the Uqcrfs1 gene encoding cytochrome b-c1 complex subunit Rieske, mitochondrial, whose translation MLSVAARSGPFAPVLSATSRGVAGALRPLVQAAVPATPEPPVLDVKRPFLCRESLSGQAVGRPLVACVGLNVPASVRYSHTDVKVPDFSDYRRSEVLDSTKSSKESSEARKGFSYLVTATATVGVAYAAKNVVSQFVSSMSASADVLAMSKIEIKLSDIPEGKNMAFKWRGKPLFVRHRTQKEIDQEAAVEVSQLRDPQHDLDRVKKPEWVILIGVCTHLGCVPIANAGDFGGYYCPCHGSHYDASGRIRKGPAPLNLEVPAYEFTSDDLVIVG comes from the exons ATGTTGTCGGTCGCCGCCCGCTCAGGCCCGTTTGCACCGGTCCTGTCGGCCACGTCCCGCGGGGTGGCGGGTGCGCTGCGGCCTCTGGTGCAGGCCGCAGTGCCCGCCACCCCGGAGCCGCCTGTGCTGGACGTGAAGCGACCCTTCCTGTGCCGGGAGTCGCTGAGTGGCCAGGCCGTGGGCCGGCCTTTGGTCGCCTGCGTGGGCCTCAATG TACCTGCTTCTGTTCGTTATTCCCACACGGATGTCAAAGTGCCTGATTTCTCTGACTATCGTCGCTCCGAAGTGTTAGATAGCACAAAGTCTTCAAAAGAGAGCAGCGAGGCTAGAAAAGGTTTCTCCTATTTGGTGACTGCAACAGCTACTGTGGGTGTTGCATATGCCGCCAAGAATGTTGTCTCCCAGTTTGTTTCCAGCATGAGTGCTTCTGCTGATGTATTGGCCATGTCGAAAATTGAAATCAAGTTGTCCGATATTCCAGAAGGCAAGAACATGGCTTTCAAATGGAGAGGCAAACCCCTGTTTGTGCGCCACAGAACCCAGAAGGAGATTGACCAGGAAGCTGCTGTTGAAGTGTCCCAGTTGCGAGACCCACAGCATGATTTGGATCGAGTAAAGAAACCTGAATGGGTTATCCTGATAGGTGTTTGTACTCATCTTGGTTGTGTACCCATTGCAAATGCAGGAGATTTTGGTGGTTATTACTGCCCTTGCCATGGGTCACACTATGATGCATCAGGCAGGATCAGGAAGGGGCCTGCGCCTCTCAACCTTGAAGTTCCTGCGTATGAGTTCACCAGTGATGATCTAGTGATTGTTGGTTAG